In Caldalkalibacillus thermarum, one DNA window encodes the following:
- a CDS encoding SCP2 sterol-binding domain-containing protein, with the protein MSVYAVLESVVQRANQSPETLAGLNTVYQFNVSGQSYQVKVENKKAVLAEGCPYQPDCTVQLSDQTFHQLMNGQLNPVTAFMTGKLKIQGDMSQAMKLQNLLKSRL; encoded by the coding sequence ATGTCCGTCTATGCTGTATTAGAGTCGGTTGTCCAGCGGGCCAATCAGTCTCCGGAAACACTCGCCGGGCTGAACACTGTCTATCAGTTTAATGTCTCCGGCCAATCTTATCAAGTGAAGGTGGAAAATAAAAAAGCGGTACTGGCTGAAGGATGTCCTTATCAGCCCGATTGCACGGTCCAGCTGTCTGACCAGACGTTTCACCAACTGATGAATGGACAACTTAATCCAGTAACCGCGTTTATGACCGGCAAACTGAAAATACAAGGAGATATGAGCCAGGCCATGAAGCTGCAAAACCTGCTCAAGTCACGGCTGTGA
- a CDS encoding DUF1538 domain-containing protein, with product MQNVKDTFSEVVYAVLPLTVVIIILQFTLIWLPWELFVQFLIGAVMVTLGLALFLLGVHIGLLPVGEAIGAALPQTRRVPLIVFFGFLLGFVVTVAEPDVRVLAMQVDLVSNGEISSRVLIYSVALGVGLFVGLAMLRTILGIPLSYLLAGGYSLVFVLAAFTPPQFIPISFDAGGVTTGPMTVPFILALGVGVASVLGGKSSTADGFGLVALASIGPILAVMLLGVMYG from the coding sequence ATGCAAAACGTGAAAGACACCTTTAGTGAAGTGGTGTATGCCGTCTTGCCATTAACGGTGGTGATTATCATCTTGCAATTCACCCTGATTTGGCTGCCCTGGGAGCTGTTTGTTCAGTTTCTGATAGGCGCTGTCATGGTCACTTTGGGTTTAGCCCTGTTCTTATTGGGCGTGCATATTGGTCTGTTGCCGGTCGGCGAAGCCATCGGTGCCGCCTTGCCCCAAACAAGACGCGTGCCGCTGATCGTTTTTTTCGGTTTTTTGCTTGGTTTTGTCGTGACAGTGGCTGAACCGGATGTGCGGGTTTTAGCCATGCAAGTCGATCTTGTCTCTAACGGGGAAATTTCAAGCCGTGTGTTGATCTACTCGGTTGCGCTGGGAGTGGGCCTGTTTGTCGGCTTGGCCATGTTGCGCACCATACTGGGAATTCCGCTCAGCTATTTACTGGCAGGGGGATACAGTCTGGTGTTTGTGCTGGCTGCTTTTACACCCCCCCAATTTATCCCGATCTCCTTTGATGCGGGAGGCGTGACCACGGGCCCGATGACCGTGCCATTTATCCTCGCTTTGGGCGTCGGTGTGGCCTCTGTTTTGGGAGGCAAATCCTCCACCGCTGATGGTTTCGGCCTTGTGGCGCTGGCTTCCATCGGTCCCATTCTGGCCGTGATGCTGTTAGGGGTGATGTACGGATAA
- a CDS encoding TraB/GumN family protein has translation MEHVHTNVHKITWENKEIILVATAHISRHSVQEVQQVIETEQPDAVCVELDQSRYQALVAGDQWQQMDIFKSCCSLTTRQYAHNNLLGLFFEMLQIIVMTEIQSLIALLFFCFGI, from the coding sequence ATGGAGCACGTGCACACGAACGTCCACAAAATAACCTGGGAAAACAAAGAGATCATTTTGGTGGCCACCGCCCATATTTCCCGTCACAGTGTCCAAGAGGTGCAACAAGTGATTGAAACAGAACAGCCCGATGCCGTCTGTGTGGAACTGGATCAGTCCAGATATCAAGCGCTTGTAGCCGGAGACCAGTGGCAGCAGATGGATATTTTTAAATCGTGTTGCTCGTTAACAACCAGACAATATGCGCATAACAACTTGCTGGGTCTCTTTTTTGAAATGCTCCAAATCATAGTGATGACCGAGATCCAAAGCCTGATCGCTTTACTCTTCTTTTGCTTTGGTATATAG
- a CDS encoding NAD(P)-dependent malic enzyme has protein sequence MPTIREESLHLHRQNRGKLAVKSKVPVRNAKDLSLAYSPGVAEPCKEIFDNPEAVYEYTMKGNAVAVVSDGTAVLGLGNIGPRAALPVMEGKAVLFKSFAGVDAFPICLDTTDVDKIVETVKLLEPTFGGVNLEDIAAPNCFEIEERLKRETNIPIFHDDQHGTAIVTLAGLVNALKVVGKELSRVKVVINGAGAAGIAIIKLLYRMGVRDMILCDSKGAIYEGRPYGMNSIKEEVARITNRHFIKGALSDAIREADVFIGVSVAGALTKEMIKSMNEDPVIFAMANPVPEIMPDEAFEAGAKVMGTGRSDFPNQVNNVLAFPGIFRGALDVYATHINEEMKEAAVYAIANLISDDELSADYVIPAPFDPRVAPAVAAAVAKAAMETGVARRRVDPEKVAQKTRALAMIEG, from the coding sequence ATGCCCACCATCAGGGAAGAGTCCTTGCATTTGCACCGTCAAAACAGGGGGAAACTGGCGGTTAAATCCAAGGTACCTGTGCGCAATGCCAAAGATTTGAGTTTAGCTTATTCGCCAGGGGTGGCAGAACCTTGTAAAGAGATTTTCGATAATCCGGAAGCGGTTTATGAATATACCATGAAAGGAAATGCGGTTGCCGTTGTATCTGATGGAACGGCTGTCCTCGGCTTGGGCAATATCGGGCCGCGGGCAGCGCTGCCTGTGATGGAGGGAAAAGCGGTCTTATTCAAATCATTTGCCGGTGTCGATGCCTTTCCTATTTGTTTAGATACGACGGATGTGGATAAAATTGTAGAGACGGTAAAATTATTGGAACCGACCTTTGGCGGGGTCAATCTGGAAGATATTGCGGCTCCCAATTGCTTTGAAATTGAAGAACGCCTCAAACGGGAAACGAATATTCCTATTTTCCATGATGACCAGCATGGCACAGCGATTGTGACCCTGGCCGGACTGGTCAACGCCTTAAAAGTGGTTGGTAAAGAACTGTCCCGTGTCAAGGTTGTCATCAATGGTGCCGGTGCAGCTGGCATTGCCATTATCAAGCTGTTGTATCGCATGGGCGTGCGGGATATGATTTTATGTGACTCTAAAGGGGCTATTTACGAGGGACGTCCCTATGGGATGAATTCCATTAAAGAGGAAGTGGCCAGAATAACCAACCGCCACTTTATAAAGGGCGCATTAAGCGATGCCATCCGCGAAGCAGATGTGTTTATCGGGGTTTCTGTGGCCGGAGCTCTCACGAAAGAGATGATTAAATCGATGAATGAGGACCCAGTTATTTTTGCCATGGCCAATCCGGTGCCTGAAATTATGCCGGATGAAGCTTTTGAAGCGGGGGCCAAAGTAATGGGCACCGGCCGTTCCGACTTCCCCAATCAAGTGAATAACGTTCTGGCTTTCCCCGGCATTTTCCGGGGTGCCCTGGATGTCTACGCTACGCATATTAACGAGGAGATGAAGGAAGCAGCGGTATATGCTATTGCAAACTTGATTAGTGATGATGAATTATCGGCCGACTATGTGATTCCGGCTCCGTTTGACCCCCGGGTGGCTCCCGCTGTGGCTGCGGCTGTGGCCAAAGCGGCAATGGAAACAGGGGTGGCCAGACGCCGGGTTGATCCTGAAAAAGTGGCCCAGAAAACCAGGGCACTGGCCATGATCGAGGGCTAA
- a CDS encoding DUF1538 domain-containing protein, which produces MDINIFTGFGDILIEVALALIPLIIFFLFFQIFFLKLPTKKMKDVIKGLILAFLGLALFLQGVKVGFFPAGERMGESLGAVDHAWILIPLGFILGFVATFAEPAVRVLNHEVEKVSGGYIPQKVMLYTLSLGVALSIALSMFRILAGIPLWYFILPGYILVLVLIYFSKPNFVAIAFDSGGVATGPMTVTFILAISVGVASVTEGRDPLMDGFGMIALVALAPILTVLVLGLLYRRKERENERDLGREL; this is translated from the coding sequence ATGGACATCAACATATTTACTGGTTTTGGAGATATACTAATCGAAGTCGCTCTGGCCCTGATCCCGCTGATCATTTTCTTTCTATTTTTTCAAATCTTTTTCCTCAAGCTACCCACGAAGAAAATGAAAGATGTGATCAAAGGCCTGATTCTCGCCTTTTTGGGTCTGGCTCTGTTCCTGCAAGGTGTCAAAGTGGGTTTCTTTCCTGCCGGGGAGCGCATGGGTGAAAGTCTGGGTGCTGTGGACCATGCCTGGATACTGATTCCCCTGGGGTTTATTCTGGGGTTTGTGGCCACATTTGCCGAACCGGCCGTCCGCGTCTTAAATCATGAAGTAGAAAAAGTGTCCGGCGGTTACATTCCCCAAAAAGTGATGCTGTATACCCTGTCACTCGGTGTCGCCTTGTCCATTGCCTTGTCCATGTTCCGCATCTTGGCTGGCATTCCGCTTTGGTACTTTATTCTTCCCGGCTACATACTGGTATTGGTGCTCATCTATTTTTCCAAGCCAAATTTTGTGGCTATTGCCTTCGATTCCGGCGGGGTGGCAACCGGTCCGATGACCGTCACCTTCATTCTGGCCATCTCGGTGGGGGTGGCCTCGGTCACTGAAGGCAGGGACCCGTTGATGGACGGTTTCGGCATGATTGCCCTGGTTGCACTGGCCCCCATTCTGACCGTGCTTGTCTTGGGACTTCTGTATCGCAGAAAGGAGAGGGAAAATGAACGCGACCTTGGACGTGAACTGTAA
- a CDS encoding DNA polymerase III subunit alpha gives MQHTDFVHLHVHSEYSLLDGASRITELVKEAKRLGMKALALTDHGVMYGTIPFYKACQAEGIKPIIGVEVYVTNKPLDEKVKKGEEHLYHLLLLAETYEGYQNLMKLSTKAHLEGFYYKPRVTKHWLREYHRGLICLSGCLAGELQQALLAGDVERARAVALEHRDIFGRDHYFIELQDHGLPEQKKLNPRLIRLAEELDIPLVVTNDVHYTRAEDAVAHDCLLCIGTGKKIQDDHRLKFPSPEFYLKSGEEMAQLFPHLPQAYENTLRIAERCQVEIPLGQEILPSYPVPQGMTAMGYLRQKCEEGLQERYEIITDEIRKRLDYELEVIGQMGYADYFLIVWDFMRFAHEQGIITGPGRGSAAGSLVAYVLKITNVDPIKYNLLFERFLNPERVTMPDIDIDFSDRRRDEVLHYIVEKYGKDRVAQIITFGTLGARACVRDVGRVLGLPVPVVDRVAKCIPAGPGMTLDKALASSAELRQMMEEDEQVRQLILMAKPLEGLARHTSIHAAGVVISEKPLTHYVPLQEGQDGIPLTQYPMEDLEALGLLKMDLLGLRNLTMLEEILRIINHGRREDERLTLDDIPFDDEATFRLLSEGDTAGVFQLESDGMRSVLKRLKPTTFEDIIAVLALYRPGPMDNIPLFIQAKHGKTKIEYPHPDLEPILKDTYGIIVYQEQIMQIASKMAGFSLGEADLLRRAVGKKKRDILERERDHFIKGCLARGYEQEVAEHVYDLIVRFADYGFNRSHSAAYAVIAYQLAYFKAHYPVAFLAALLSMNLSSPEKVADYLHQAAKRGIKVLPPSVLHSEEGVTVEQGHIRLGLSVIKNVGAAAVREIKQARQEGPFRNVLDFCQRVDLRICNRRVIEALTLAGALDELGMHRAQVLANLDEILDMAERAQGLKASDQLFFFADELPDDYTWHEVTPFSAHEQLKYEKEVLGFYLSGHPLDAYRDQVKRFGVIPLPELLETPQGKRVRTVGYVYRVKRITTKKGEAMAFVQLEDQGVEMDTVVFPQVFAKEPTLYREDNLLLVEGKLEEREDRKQLIITRAVDLTKLEPQKQQDQLVKEDACQLFVKIAPEIEEGGKLKALEALLRQHGGKTPVYLFYERQRKTIRLGESYHVQLSETLLDKLKTLLNDPEAVKVRRVSPPR, from the coding sequence ATGCAGCACACAGATTTTGTCCATCTGCATGTCCATAGTGAATACAGCTTGCTAGACGGGGCCAGCCGCATTACTGAGCTGGTTAAGGAAGCAAAACGGCTGGGCATGAAGGCGCTGGCTCTGACCGACCATGGGGTCATGTACGGCACCATTCCGTTTTACAAGGCATGTCAGGCGGAAGGCATCAAGCCGATAATCGGGGTGGAAGTGTATGTGACCAACAAGCCGTTGGATGAGAAGGTGAAAAAAGGGGAAGAGCATTTGTACCATTTACTGCTTTTGGCCGAAACATATGAGGGCTATCAAAATTTGATGAAGCTCTCCACCAAGGCCCACCTGGAAGGCTTTTATTATAAGCCGCGGGTAACCAAGCACTGGCTTCGTGAATATCACCGGGGACTGATTTGTCTCAGCGGCTGCCTGGCCGGAGAGCTGCAACAAGCGCTTTTGGCTGGTGACGTCGAACGGGCGAGAGCAGTTGCTTTGGAACATCGGGACATCTTTGGCCGGGATCACTACTTCATTGAATTGCAGGATCATGGATTGCCTGAACAGAAAAAGCTGAATCCCCGTCTCATCCGCTTGGCCGAGGAACTGGATATCCCTCTGGTGGTGACCAATGATGTCCATTACACCCGGGCAGAGGATGCGGTGGCCCATGATTGCTTGCTTTGCATCGGAACTGGCAAAAAAATACAGGATGATCACCGTCTCAAATTTCCCTCCCCAGAGTTTTATTTGAAAAGCGGGGAGGAAATGGCCCAATTGTTCCCCCACCTTCCCCAGGCCTATGAGAATACGCTGCGCATTGCCGAGCGTTGCCAGGTGGAGATCCCTTTGGGTCAGGAGATTTTGCCGTCTTATCCGGTACCCCAGGGAATGACCGCTATGGGCTACCTGCGCCAAAAATGTGAAGAAGGCCTGCAAGAACGCTATGAGATCATTACGGATGAGATCCGCAAGCGGCTTGACTATGAGCTGGAAGTGATCGGTCAGATGGGCTATGCCGATTATTTCCTCATCGTCTGGGATTTTATGCGCTTTGCCCATGAACAGGGAATCATTACCGGGCCGGGGCGGGGATCCGCTGCCGGCAGTTTGGTGGCTTATGTGTTAAAAATCACCAATGTGGACCCGATCAAGTATAATTTGTTGTTTGAACGCTTTCTTAACCCCGAGCGGGTCACAATGCCTGATATTGATATTGATTTTTCCGACCGGCGGCGGGACGAAGTACTCCATTATATCGTAGAGAAGTATGGAAAAGACAGGGTGGCCCAGATCATCACCTTTGGAACGCTGGGAGCCCGGGCCTGTGTCCGTGATGTGGGGCGTGTGCTGGGGCTTCCCGTTCCCGTGGTGGACCGTGTGGCCAAATGCATTCCGGCTGGTCCGGGCATGACGCTGGACAAAGCGCTGGCTTCCTCCGCAGAACTGCGGCAGATGATGGAGGAAGATGAACAGGTACGTCAGCTGATCTTAATGGCCAAGCCCTTGGAAGGTTTGGCCCGGCACACTTCCATCCATGCTGCAGGGGTGGTGATCAGTGAAAAGCCGCTCACCCATTATGTTCCCTTGCAAGAAGGACAGGACGGCATTCCGCTCACCCAGTATCCCATGGAAGATTTGGAAGCCCTGGGTTTGTTAAAAATGGATTTACTGGGCTTACGCAACTTGACCATGCTGGAAGAAATATTGCGGATTATCAATCACGGCCGCCGGGAAGATGAACGCTTGACGCTGGATGATATTCCCTTTGATGATGAAGCGACATTCCGTTTGTTAAGTGAAGGGGACACCGCTGGGGTCTTTCAGCTGGAGTCGGATGGAATGAGGAGCGTGCTGAAACGGCTCAAACCCACAACATTTGAAGATATTATCGCTGTTTTAGCTTTATACCGGCCCGGTCCTATGGATAACATCCCCTTGTTTATCCAAGCGAAGCACGGCAAAACAAAGATTGAGTATCCCCATCCCGACTTGGAACCCATTTTAAAAGACACCTATGGCATCATTGTTTATCAGGAGCAAATTATGCAGATTGCTTCTAAGATGGCGGGGTTCAGCCTGGGTGAAGCCGATTTGTTACGCCGGGCCGTGGGTAAAAAGAAGCGGGATATTTTAGAAAGGGAGCGGGATCATTTTATTAAGGGCTGTCTGGCACGGGGGTACGAACAGGAGGTAGCGGAACATGTTTACGATCTGATCGTCCGTTTTGCCGATTACGGGTTTAACCGTTCCCATTCTGCCGCTTACGCTGTCATCGCCTACCAATTGGCCTATTTCAAGGCCCATTATCCGGTCGCTTTTCTGGCTGCACTCCTGTCCATGAACCTTTCCTCCCCTGAAAAAGTGGCTGACTATTTGCATCAGGCAGCCAAACGGGGCATTAAAGTGCTGCCACCTTCGGTGCTGCACAGTGAAGAGGGGGTCACGGTGGAACAGGGTCACATCCGCCTGGGCTTGAGTGTGATCAAGAATGTGGGGGCGGCCGCTGTCCGGGAAATTAAGCAGGCCAGGCAGGAGGGGCCGTTTAGAAATGTGCTCGATTTTTGTCAACGGGTCGATTTACGCATATGTAACCGCCGGGTGATCGAGGCGCTCACCCTGGCAGGGGCACTGGATGAGCTGGGGATGCACCGGGCACAGGTGCTGGCCAATTTAGATGAGATATTGGACATGGCTGAAAGGGCACAAGGGTTAAAAGCCAGCGACCAGCTGTTCTTTTTTGCCGATGAACTGCCTGATGATTACACCTGGCATGAAGTGACGCCTTTTTCCGCCCATGAGCAGTTAAAATATGAAAAAGAGGTGCTGGGTTTTTATTTATCCGGCCATCCATTGGATGCTTACCGCGATCAGGTGAAGCGCTTTGGGGTTATCCCCCTCCCTGAGCTGCTAGAGACACCACAAGGGAAGCGGGTGCGCACTGTTGGCTATGTGTACCGGGTCAAAAGGATCACCACGAAAAAAGGAGAGGCGATGGCTTTTGTCCAATTAGAAGATCAGGGCGTAGAAATGGACACTGTCGTTTTCCCTCAAGTGTTTGCCAAAGAGCCTACTTTGTACAGGGAGGACAATCTGCTTTTGGTGGAGGGCAAACTGGAGGAACGGGAAGACCGCAAACAGTTGATCATCACCCGCGCCGTTGACCTGACTAAACTGGAGCCCCAAAAGCAGCAAGATCAGCTTGTGAAGGAGGATGCCTGTCAGCTCTTTGTCAAGATCGCCCCTGAAATAGAAGAAGGCGGAAAATTAAAGGCTTTGGAAGCATTGTTACGCCAGCACGGGGGGAAAACGCCAGTCTATTTGTTCTATGAGCGCCAGCGCAAAACCATCCGCTTGGGGGAGAGTTACCATGTTCAGTTAAGCGAAACCTTACTGGACAAGCTAAAAACCCTCTTAAACGACCCAGAAGCGGTTAAGGTCAGAAGAGTGTCCCCGCCCCGGTGA
- a CDS encoding YtrH family sporulation protein, with protein sequence MNEEMRSLVSMMIIDYFVAFGVLLGGCLIGGLGAFLVGEPPMNWVQNHVDKLKIWALVAAIGGTFDTITAIEKGVFNEYYGEMVKHLLYIGSAFFGAHTASLLIRWMIGDIQ encoded by the coding sequence GTGAACGAGGAGATGAGAAGCCTGGTCTCCATGATGATCATTGACTATTTTGTCGCCTTTGGGGTTTTGCTCGGCGGGTGTCTCATTGGCGGATTAGGCGCTTTTCTCGTGGGTGAACCCCCTATGAACTGGGTGCAAAATCATGTGGATAAGCTAAAGATCTGGGCCCTTGTCGCCGCGATCGGGGGCACCTTTGACACCATTACCGCGATTGAAAAGGGCGTCTTCAATGAATACTACGGCGAAATGGTGAAACATCTGCTCTACATCGGCAGTGCTTTTTTCGGTGCTCATACGGCCAGCCTGCTTATCCGCTGGATGATAGGGGATATCCAATGA
- a CDS encoding glutamate decarboxylase, with protein MWTVIYIAPSAKIAEKIQDRLTEEGFLVKVRSIQHGKQYEVLVPESELDDVREALAYILQS; from the coding sequence ATGTGGACGGTCATTTATATTGCACCCAGTGCCAAAATAGCTGAAAAAATTCAAGATCGTCTGACCGAAGAAGGTTTTCTGGTGAAAGTGAGATCAATCCAGCATGGCAAACAGTATGAAGTCCTTGTACCTGAAAGTGAACTTGATGATGTGCGTGAAGCACTGGCTTACATCTTACAATCCTAA
- a CDS encoding P-II family nitrogen regulator produces the protein MNATLDVNCKLIVIIVKKGQASTVVKAAKQAGSEGATTLFGKGTGIREKARFWGIEIEPEKEIIVMIVLEPYVASVLRAVVEAADLNKPGKGIGFVIDTTQVGGICHLSQSTSGPKPGERAKTHKEEQNRMTETPIVYDLIVTIVNKGHAETVVEASRKAGAEGGTILSGRGTGIHEHAKLFNILIEPEKEVVLTLINRELTQQVLERILDEAELNKPGKGIAFVLPVDTVVGINHALNRMINEHWKKKQK, from the coding sequence ATGAACGCGACCTTGGACGTGAACTGTAAACTGATCGTCATCATTGTCAAAAAGGGACAAGCATCTACAGTGGTCAAGGCGGCCAAACAAGCCGGCTCAGAAGGGGCCACCACACTGTTTGGCAAAGGTACAGGCATCCGTGAAAAAGCCCGTTTTTGGGGCATAGAGATTGAGCCGGAGAAAGAAATCATCGTCATGATTGTGCTTGAGCCCTATGTGGCCAGCGTGCTTAGAGCGGTGGTTGAAGCGGCCGACTTAAACAAACCGGGAAAAGGTATCGGTTTTGTGATCGATACCACACAGGTGGGGGGCATCTGCCATCTCTCCCAGTCAACCAGCGGGCCAAAACCGGGGGAACGGGCAAAAACGCACAAGGAGGAACAAAACCGGATGACAGAAACACCAATTGTGTATGATTTGATCGTCACCATCGTCAACAAAGGACATGCGGAGACTGTGGTGGAAGCTTCCAGGAAAGCAGGAGCCGAGGGAGGAACCATTCTTTCCGGTCGGGGAACCGGTATTCATGAACATGCCAAGTTGTTTAACATCTTGATTGAACCTGAAAAAGAGGTGGTGCTCACCCTGATCAACCGGGAGCTGACCCAGCAGGTACTCGAACGCATCCTAGACGAAGCGGAATTGAACAAACCGGGGAAAGGCATTGCCTTTGTCTTGCCAGTGGACACTGTAGTGGGAATCAATCATGCCTTAAACCGCATGATTAATGAACACTGGAAGAAAAAGCAGAAATGA
- the accD gene encoding acetyl-CoA carboxylase, carboxyltransferase subunit beta, translating to MLKDLFSKRRRYATILSEQAKKEIPEGLMTKCKQCGTITYTKELKKQLMVCAACGYHFPVTARERIEMTLDEGRFFEYDSDMVSKDPLGFPDYPQKLKQDMEKTGLHEAVITGEGTIKGYPVVIGVMDARFRMASMGSVVGEKITRAIERAIQKRYPFVLFSASGGARMQEGVLSLMQMAKTSAALAQLDKAGILFISVLTNPTTGGVSASFASLGDYNIAEPKALIGFAGRRIIEQTIRQELPDDFQTAEFLLSHGQLDMVVHRQEMRDRLADILDIHAHVHAERRGK from the coding sequence GTGTTAAAGGATCTGTTTTCCAAACGTCGCAGGTATGCCACCATCCTGTCTGAGCAAGCAAAAAAAGAGATTCCGGAAGGGTTAATGACCAAGTGCAAGCAGTGTGGAACGATTACCTACACCAAAGAACTAAAGAAACAGCTCATGGTGTGCGCAGCATGCGGCTATCATTTTCCCGTGACTGCCCGCGAGCGGATTGAGATGACCCTTGATGAAGGCCGGTTTTTTGAATATGATAGCGATATGGTCTCCAAGGATCCCCTTGGCTTTCCCGATTATCCGCAGAAATTGAAGCAGGATATGGAAAAAACAGGGCTTCATGAGGCTGTGATTACGGGTGAGGGAACCATCAAGGGGTACCCTGTGGTCATAGGTGTGATGGATGCCCGTTTCCGCATGGCCAGCATGGGCTCCGTCGTAGGAGAAAAAATTACCCGGGCTATTGAACGGGCAATCCAGAAACGCTACCCCTTTGTCTTGTTTTCTGCTTCTGGCGGAGCACGCATGCAAGAAGGGGTGCTCAGCCTGATGCAGATGGCCAAAACCAGCGCTGCTTTAGCCCAGTTGGATAAAGCAGGCATTCTGTTTATCTCTGTTTTGACCAATCCAACGACCGGCGGGGTGTCGGCAAGCTTTGCTTCCCTGGGCGATTACAACATTGCTGAGCCCAAAGCCCTGATTGGTTTTGCCGGCCGGCGGATTATTGAGCAGACGATCCGTCAAGAATTACCAGATGACTTTCAGACGGCTGAATTTTTGCTCTCCCATGGACAACTGGACATGGTTGTTCACCGCCAGGAGATGAGAGACCGTCTGGCCGATATCCTTGACATTCATGCCCATGTCCATGCCGAACGGAGGGGGAAATAA
- a CDS encoding Cof-type HAD-IIB family hydrolase yields the protein MPKQPLLIAVDLDGTLLTSRKQISPKTKHALQQAASQGHYVVISTGRPFRSSKAYYDQLNLDTPIVNFNGALVHHPHDPRWGLFHTPLDLDVAQDVLRTAEKFGVKNIMIEVMDEVYLKEHDEVIMQTFFDPPVDVNTLPQVIHTKPTSVLIHPYEHHVDQLRQYLSDHHAEVVDHRQWAAPWHVIEIIRAGINKAVGLEKVCHSLNIPPENVIAFGDEDNDVEMLQFAGCGVAMGNAIKQIKEVADVVTLDNDNDGIARFLAKYVLV from the coding sequence ATGCCAAAACAGCCTCTGCTCATTGCCGTTGATTTGGATGGCACACTGCTGACCAGCAGAAAACAGATTTCCCCCAAAACCAAGCACGCTTTACAACAGGCTGCCAGCCAGGGCCATTATGTGGTCATTTCCACCGGCCGGCCATTCCGGTCCAGCAAAGCCTACTATGACCAATTAAACCTGGATACTCCCATTGTCAATTTTAACGGGGCGCTGGTCCACCATCCACACGATCCCCGCTGGGGACTCTTCCATACGCCCCTCGACCTTGATGTTGCCCAAGACGTGCTTCGTACAGCAGAAAAATTTGGCGTCAAAAATATCATGATTGAAGTAATGGATGAAGTCTATCTCAAGGAACACGACGAAGTTATCATGCAAACTTTCTTCGACCCGCCGGTAGATGTGAACACCTTGCCCCAGGTGATACACACCAAGCCCACATCCGTACTCATTCATCCCTATGAACACCATGTTGACCAGCTGCGCCAGTATTTGAGCGACCACCATGCCGAGGTGGTCGACCATCGCCAATGGGCAGCGCCCTGGCACGTGATTGAAATTATCCGGGCTGGCATTAATAAAGCCGTCGGTTTGGAAAAAGTGTGCCACTCCCTGAACATTCCCCCTGAAAATGTGATCGCCTTTGGAGACGAAGACAACGACGTGGAAATGCTCCAGTTTGCCGGCTGCGGCGTAGCCATGGGCAATGCCATCAAGCAGATTAAAGAAGTGGCCGATGTCGTCACACTGGATAATGATAATGACGGTATCGCCCGTTTCTTGGCTAAATACGTTCTGGTCTGA